CGGTCAACGACCAGCCGGTACTCGGGTTTGGATTGGCGGATGCTCACGTCGACGTCGCGGATGCCCGGGACGGTGCTGACCCGGCGGGCTATCGTCTCCGCCACCTCCCGCAGCCGATCCAGGTCCTTTCCGAAGACCTTGATCTGGATGGGGCTCAGGGTCTCCTGTCCCAGGAACTGGCCGCTCATGTCCAGGGCCTCGATCTTCGCCCCCTGAATCTTGGGCAGGCTGCCGCGCAGGGTCTCGAGGATTTCCTCCGAGCTGCGTTTGCGCTCCCGCTTGGGCCGCAGTCGCAGGTAGACAAAACCTTCGTTGGGTCCCTGGGGCGCATTGCCGCCCGCCAAATCGAGGGCGTTCTCCTCGTCCAGCCCGACCGTGGTGACCAAGGTTCTGACTTCGGGTAGGCCCATGGTGACGCGCTCTGCTTGCTGGACGATGCGATCGGTCTCCTCCAGCGAGGTGCCCACGGGCATGCGAACCCGGATCAAAGCCATGGTCTGGTCCATCTTGGGCATGAACTCCGCACCGAGAAATGCGGTGCCGACCAGGGCCACCAGGAACGCGGCAAACGACAGGGAGATCAGCCGCCAACGATGGCGAAGGGCCAGGCGTAGCTGCTTCTCGTACCGGTTGCGCAGCGCGTCAATGAACCGGCCATGGGTGACACGCCCGAGCTTCTCCCGCACGTCCTTCTCCCGGAATACGAAGGAGGCCATGGTCGGCACAAGCGTCAGGCTCACGAAGAGGGAGGCAAATAGGGAGAAGGCGATCGTCAGGGCCAGTCCCTTCGAAAGCTGCCCGGCAATCCCTCCGGCAAAGACCATTGGGAAGAAGACGGCCACGGTGGTCAGCGTAGAGGCGGTGATCGCCATCCCGACCTCGCCGGCGCCCAAGATCGCCGCAGTCTGACGGTCCTCCCCTTCCTCCAGGTGGCGGAAGATATTCTCGATCACGACCACAGCATTATCCACAAGCATTCCGACGCCCAGGGCCAAGCCGCTGAGGGTCAGCATATTGAGAGTGTAACCCGCGTAGTAAAGCGCGATGAAGGTAGCCAGAATCGACAAAGGAATGGCCAAAGCGATCGCAAGGGTCGGCCGCCAGTTCCGGAGGAACAAATAGACCATGAAAATGGCCAGGAGGCCTCCGACAAGCGCGTTGTTGCTGGTGCGGCTGGTAATCCGCTCGATCATTTCCGACATATCCCAGGCGACGTACATCTGACTCCCTGGGGGCAGGAGGTTTTTGAGTTCCTCGACCTCCCGCTTCACCTTGCGGGCCACCGTGACCGAGTTTGCCCCTGACTGCTTGCTGATGGCTAAGAACACCCCATTTTGCCCCTGGACCCGCGTGCGCAGACGGACGTCGCGGTAGCCATCCCGCACGACCGCCACATCCCGGAGGTAGATCGGTTTGCCGGTGGAGGAGGCGCCTACGATGGTGCTGCCGATGTCCTCCAGGGACTGATATTCTCCAAAGGAACGGACGCGGAATTCGTTATGGCCCTCCACCAGGTATCCGGCGGGAAGGTTCAGATTGGCCGCGCGTAAAGCATTGACCACGTCGTTCAGTGAGAGCCCGCGCGACTGCAGGGCCGGACGGCTGATCTCGATCTCGATCTCTCGTTGCTGACTGGACTGGACGACCGCGGAAGCGACGCCGTCAATTCGCTCCAGGCGGCGAGCAATACTCTCGTCCACGAATTGGTGGAGCTCCCGCGGTTCCATCGGGCCTACGATGCCGTACCCGAGGATCGGCATCTGGGCGATGTTGAACTTCACCACCAGAGGCTCGGACGCATCGTCGGGCAAGTACTGCTTGTAGAGACCGATCTGGTTCCGGATATCCTGAGCGGCGAAGTCCAAATTGGTCCCCCACTCGAACTCCACCAGCACCACGGAGGCGCCTTCCTGGGAAATGGAG
The DNA window shown above is from candidate division KSB1 bacterium and carries:
- a CDS encoding efflux RND transporter permease subunit codes for the protein MKLPEISVKRPVTTAMIMGIVVVIGVVSFFRLGLDLLPDIDYPVVSVITSFPGASPEDVESLLTRPMEQMVSTVNRVKSVRSISQEGASVVLVEFEWGTNLDFAAQDIRNQIGLYKQYLPDDASEPLVVKFNIAQMPILGYGIVGPMEPRELHQFVDESIARRLERIDGVASAVVQSSQQREIEIEISRPALQSRGLSLNDVVNALRAANLNLPAGYLVEGHNEFRVRSFGEYQSLEDIGSTIVGASSTGKPIYLRDVAVVRDGYRDVRLRTRVQGQNGVFLAISKQSGANSVTVARKVKREVEELKNLLPPGSQMYVAWDMSEMIERITSRTSNNALVGGLLAIFMVYLFLRNWRPTLAIALAIPLSILATFIALYYAGYTLNMLTLSGLALGVGMLVDNAVVVIENIFRHLEEGEDRQTAAILGAGEVGMAITASTLTTVAVFFPMVFAGGIAGQLSKGLALTIAFSLFASLFVSLTLVPTMASFVFREKDVREKLGRVTHGRFIDALRNRYEKQLRLALRHRWRLISLSFAAFLVALVGTAFLGAEFMPKMDQTMALIRVRMPVGTSLEETDRIVQQAERVTMGLPEVRTLVTTVGLDEENALDLAGGNAPQGPNEGFVYLRLRPKRERKRSSEEILETLRGSLPKIQGAKIEALDMSGQFLGQETLSPIQIKVFGKDLDRLREVAETIARRVSTVPGIRDVDVSIRQSKPEYRLVVDRERASRLGLPVAVVADAVQTATVGKVASRYRHAGEEVNMRVKFVSEDRDALTDILNIPLKTPLGRQVLLGEVVRVERTRGPIQITRESQSRVVSVTANIYGRDLGSVVRDIRRELRPIESTLPSGYFIEIGGQYDQLQEVFKWLAAALSLSLLLVFMVMASQFESLRHPFVIMFTIPLAYVGVVFGLGITGQTLSLPAFMGILILTGIAVNNGIVMIDYINQLRRKGLDALEAIVRGASTRLRPILITALTTIIGMVPMALGRSEGVEFRRPMAVAVIFGLTFTTFLTLFVVPSIYAVLERVRVPKES